A stretch of Rhododendron vialii isolate Sample 1 chromosome 4a, ASM3025357v1 DNA encodes these proteins:
- the LOC131322447 gene encoding non-specific lipid-transfer protein 1-like: MVNKVACVVVLMCMVVAAPHAEAAISCGQVVSSLSPCISYLRGSGGAVPAPCCNGVKSLNNAAKTTPDRQTACRCLKSAAGGISGLNYGLAASLPGKCGLSLPYQISPSTDCSKVQ; encoded by the exons ATGGTGAACAAGGTGGCCTGTGTGGTGGTGCTAATGTGCATGGTGGTGGCTGCACCCCACGCGGAGGCGGCGATATCGTGCGGCCAGGTGGTGTCGAGCCTTTCCCCATGCATCAGCTACCTGAGGGGCAGCGGTGGGGCAGTGCCGGCGCCCTGCTGCAACGGCGTTAAATCCCTAAACAACGCGGCTAAGACCACACCTGACCGCCAGACCGCGTGCAGGTGCCTAAAGTCTGCTGCTGGGGGGATATCTGGTCTCAACTACGGTCTCGCTGCTAGCCTCCCCGGTAAATGTGGTCTCAGCCTTCCTTACCAGATCAGCCCTTCCACTGACTGCTCCAA GGTGCAGTGA